The proteins below come from a single Aegilops tauschii subsp. strangulata cultivar AL8/78 chromosome 6, Aet v6.0, whole genome shotgun sequence genomic window:
- the LOC141025995 gene encoding uncharacterized protein, whose translation MVVETVMPQVPPFHVRLCLDHLANRGLVQRLHLGRLVTLAPPSSSKDKFYEKVFKPYLPEVMKHPQAIEMCDGVLHIRDVQGPKKEGREMARLEAIEQESIKCQGMVKCSLSTNYSMITTFIHEHKVENKDIGDAIFKVNDKD comes from the exons atggtggtggagACGGTGATGCCGCAGGTGCCCCCCTTCCACGTCCGCCTCTGCCTCGACCACCTCGCCAACCGCGGCCTCGTCCAGCGCCTTCACCTTGGGCGTCTG GTCACCTTGGCGCCTCCAAGTTCGTCCAAGGACAAGTTCTATGAGAAGGTGTTCAAGCCCTACCTTCCAGAGGTGATGAAACACCCTCAAGCCATTGAGATGTGTGATGGGGTTCTTCACATTCGGGACGTTCAAGGGCCCAAGAAGGAAGGACGCGAGATGGCCAGGCTCGAAGCTATAGAGCAGGAGAGCatcaagtgccaagggatggtgaAGTGCAGTCTTAGCACTAACTACTCCATGATCACTACATTCATCCACGAGCACAAAGTGGAAAACAAGGATATTGGGGATGCCATCTTCAAGGTCAATGACAAAGATTGA